In Nocardioides faecalis, the following proteins share a genomic window:
- the rnc gene encoding ribonuclease III — MRREAPAPPCLRHLRPVRRPRRPSSGPLRRTPITEYVELRRALGDPILDPELLERALTHRSYAYENGGLPTNERLEFLGDSVLGVVVTETLYRTHPDLPEGRLAKLRAAVVNARALAGVARGIGLGQHIKLGRGEEATGGRDKASILSDTVEAVIGAVHLSGGIEVSADLVHRLFDPLIEAASAMGAGLDWKTSLQELAADQSLGVPEYVIEDAGPDHLKTFTAQVRVGDKLYGNGTGRSKKEAEQGAAQTAYGEITADLGLDAPGRPLVAGS; from the coding sequence GTGCGGCGCGAAGCACCTGCCCCACCGTGCCTGCGGCACCTGCGGCCAGTACGGCGCCCGCGCCGACCGTCGTCAGGTCCTCTGAGGCGCACGCCCATCACCGAGTACGTCGAGCTGCGTCGAGCGCTCGGGGATCCGATCCTGGACCCCGAGCTGCTCGAGCGCGCCCTGACGCACCGCTCCTACGCCTACGAGAACGGTGGTCTTCCGACCAACGAACGGCTGGAGTTCCTCGGTGACTCGGTCCTCGGCGTGGTGGTGACCGAGACCCTCTACCGCACCCACCCGGACCTCCCCGAGGGCCGGCTGGCCAAGCTGCGCGCCGCCGTGGTGAACGCGCGCGCCCTGGCCGGGGTGGCCCGTGGGATCGGCCTCGGCCAGCACATCAAGCTGGGTCGCGGCGAGGAGGCCACCGGTGGCCGGGACAAGGCCTCGATCCTGTCCGACACCGTCGAGGCCGTGATCGGCGCGGTGCACCTCTCCGGTGGCATCGAGGTCTCCGCCGACCTCGTGCACCGGCTGTTCGACCCGCTCATCGAGGCGGCGTCCGCGATGGGCGCCGGGCTCGACTGGAAGACCTCGCTGCAGGAGCTGGCCGCCGACCAGTCCCTCGGCGTGCCCGAGTACGTCATCGAGGACGCCGGTCCCGACCACCTCAAGACGTTCACCGCCCAGGTGCGCGTCGGCGACAAGCTCTACGGCAACGGCACCGGCCGCTCCAAGAAGGAGGCCGAGCAGGGCGCCGCCCAGACCGCGTACGGCGAGATCACCGCCGACCTCGGCCTCGACGCCCCCGGCCGCCCGCTGGTCGCCGGCAGCTGA
- the rpmB gene encoding 50S ribosomal protein L28 gives MAAVCDICDKKPTFGNNRPWSRKITKRRFDPNIQRVRAVVNGTPKRLNVCTGCLKAGKVSR, from the coding sequence ATGGCCGCCGTGTGCGACATCTGCGACAAGAAGCCGACGTTCGGCAACAACCGGCCGTGGTCGCGCAAGATCACGAAGCGCCGCTTCGACCCGAACATCCAGCGCGTCCGCGCGGTCGTCAACGGCACCCCGAAGCGCCTCAACGTGTGCACCGGCTGCCTGAAGGCCGGCAAGGTCTCCCGCTGA
- a CDS encoding Lrp/AsnC family transcriptional regulator has translation MVVHAYILIQTDVGKAAEVAREVGAIEGVTLAEDVTGPYDVIVRAEARNVDELGKLVVSKVQSLEGITRTLTCPVVRI, from the coding sequence ATGGTGGTCCATGCCTACATCCTGATCCAGACCGACGTCGGCAAGGCTGCCGAGGTGGCCCGCGAGGTCGGCGCCATCGAGGGTGTCACCCTGGCCGAGGACGTCACCGGCCCGTACGACGTGATCGTGCGCGCCGAGGCCCGCAACGTCGACGAGCTGGGCAAGCTCGTGGTCTCCAAGGTGCAGAGCCTCGAGGGCATCACCCGGACGCTGACATGCCCGGTCGTCCGCATCTGA
- a CDS encoding calcium-binding protein — protein sequence MPTLRTPRRAACAVALLTGAGTLWAVTSAGPLAPTAQAADETPTCHGLAATIVGTDGPDDLAGTPGDDVVFLGAGNDTFDGLGGNDTLCGGDGDDTLLGGAGRDWLDGGSGDDTLDGGADRDVLLGRDGSDRIVVTDGADVVSAASGDDTIISSSPTAEITAGSGDDIAKVSFLTTTLRMSSGDDTVVLDRTSGRIQGGAGDDVFLVGAERSAPEGVTDLNTTATSTISGGSGSDALSFRTLSVPVRVDAEPRSATWDKGALTFGLLEAYFGGEAADVILGGARNETLRGFGGDDVLRGRAGNDVIGGGAGVDIAYGGTGRDRCSAEVTQSC from the coding sequence ATGCCCACCCTGCGAACCCCCCGCCGCGCCGCCTGCGCGGTCGCCCTGCTCACCGGTGCCGGCACGCTCTGGGCGGTGACCTCCGCCGGGCCCCTCGCCCCCACCGCCCAGGCGGCCGACGAGACGCCGACGTGCCACGGCCTGGCCGCGACCATCGTGGGCACCGACGGCCCGGACGACCTGGCCGGGACACCGGGCGACGACGTCGTCTTCCTCGGCGCCGGCAACGACACCTTCGACGGCCTCGGCGGCAACGACACCCTCTGCGGCGGCGACGGCGACGACACGCTGCTCGGCGGGGCCGGACGCGACTGGCTCGACGGCGGCTCCGGTGACGACACCCTCGACGGCGGCGCCGACCGCGACGTCCTGCTCGGCCGGGACGGCAGCGACCGGATCGTCGTCACCGACGGCGCCGACGTGGTCAGCGCCGCCAGCGGCGACGACACCATCATCAGCAGCTCCCCGACGGCCGAGATCACCGCAGGCTCCGGTGACGACATCGCCAAGGTCAGCTTCCTGACCACCACCTTGCGCATGAGCTCCGGCGACGACACCGTCGTCCTCGACCGCACCTCCGGCCGGATCCAGGGCGGCGCGGGCGACGACGTGTTCCTCGTGGGCGCCGAGCGCAGCGCCCCCGAGGGTGTCACCGACCTCAACACCACCGCCACCTCCACCATCAGCGGCGGCTCCGGCTCCGACGCGCTGAGCTTCCGGACGCTGAGCGTCCCGGTCCGCGTCGACGCCGAGCCCCGCTCGGCGACGTGGGACAAGGGCGCCCTCACCTTCGGCCTCCTCGAGGCCTACTTCGGCGGCGAGGCCGCGGACGTGATCCTCGGCGGAGCCCGCAACGAGACCCTGCGCGGCTTCGGCGGCGACGACGTCCTCCGCGGCCGCGCGGGCAACGACGTGATCGGCGGCGGCGCGGGCGTGGACATCGCCTACGGCGGCACCGGCCGCGACCGCTGCTCCGCCGAGGTCACGCAGAGCTGCTGA
- a CDS encoding thiamine-phosphate kinase — protein sequence MSSPQIRPTDATVADLGEFGLISAVADVVARTAPGTDVLVGPGDDAAVMRVRSGHVVVSTDVLVEGRHFRRDWAEAVDVGHRAAAQNISDVNAMGGRAQWLTVSLAMPADLPAAWALDFTRGFATECAAVGAGVVGGDLSRADAVVVSVTVIGACTVSPVLRSGAAPGDVLALCGRQGWAAGGLAVLGRGFRSPRVLVEAYRRPAPPYDAGPQAAQAGATAMIDVSDGLLAEAGHLAVASGVSIDVSTGSFEVPEPLLAVGAATGADPLQFILAGGDDHSLLATFPAGAALPEGWVRIGTVGSAPVEGEPAVTVDGAPYDGPTGWTHF from the coding sequence ATGAGCTCCCCGCAGATCCGACCGACCGACGCGACCGTGGCCGACCTCGGGGAGTTCGGGCTGATCTCCGCGGTGGCCGACGTCGTGGCGCGGACCGCGCCCGGCACCGACGTGCTCGTCGGCCCCGGTGACGACGCCGCGGTGATGCGGGTGCGCAGCGGCCACGTCGTGGTCTCCACCGACGTCCTGGTCGAGGGCCGCCACTTCCGACGGGACTGGGCCGAGGCCGTCGACGTCGGGCACCGCGCGGCCGCGCAGAACATCTCCGACGTCAACGCCATGGGTGGCCGCGCACAGTGGCTGACGGTGTCGCTGGCCATGCCGGCCGACCTGCCCGCCGCGTGGGCCCTGGACTTCACCCGGGGATTCGCCACCGAGTGCGCCGCGGTGGGCGCCGGCGTGGTCGGCGGAGACCTGTCCCGCGCGGACGCGGTGGTGGTCTCGGTGACCGTCATCGGCGCCTGCACCGTCTCCCCGGTGCTGCGCTCGGGTGCCGCGCCCGGCGACGTGCTCGCGCTGTGCGGCCGGCAGGGCTGGGCCGCGGGCGGCCTGGCCGTCCTGGGCCGCGGGTTCCGCTCCCCGCGGGTGCTGGTGGAGGCCTACCGTCGCCCCGCGCCGCCGTACGACGCCGGGCCGCAGGCGGCCCAGGCCGGGGCTACCGCGATGATCGACGTCTCCGACGGCCTGCTCGCCGAGGCCGGTCACCTCGCCGTCGCCTCCGGGGTCAGCATCGACGTCTCGACCGGCTCCTTCGAGGTGCCCGAGCCGCTGCTCGCCGTCGGCGCCGCCACCGGGGCCGACCCGCTGCAGTTCATCCTCGCCGGTGGGGACGACCACAGCCTGCTCGCCACCTTCCCGGCCGGTGCCGCGCTGCCCGAGGGATGGGTTCGGATCGGCACCGTCGGGTCCGCTCCCGTGGAGGGGGAGCCCGCCGTCACCGTCGACGGAGCCCCGTACGACGGCCCGACGGGCTGGACGCACTTCTGA
- the mutM gene encoding bifunctional DNA-formamidopyrimidine glycosylase/DNA-(apurinic or apyrimidinic site) lyase, whose product MPELPEVEVVRAGLERHVTGATITFVDVLHDRPVRRHPGGAAGFAAALTGRTIVGACRRGKYLWLPLDNGDAILGHLGMSGQMLVQPTDAPAERHLRVRFALAGTEHGRELRFVDQRMFGGLSVSVGGAELPGEIAHIARDPLDPAFDDDAFAARLRRRTSGVKRLLLDQGLISGVGNIYADEALWRARLHGERPGDRLTRKQALELLGHAREVMNAALAQGGTSFDALYVNVNGESGYFDRSLHAYGREGEPCDRCGTPIRRVAFMNRSSYFCPRCQPVPRARRR is encoded by the coding sequence GTGCCCGAGCTGCCCGAGGTCGAGGTCGTCCGTGCCGGCCTCGAGCGCCACGTCACCGGCGCGACGATCACCTTCGTCGACGTCCTGCACGACCGTCCGGTGCGCCGTCACCCCGGCGGTGCCGCCGGGTTCGCCGCTGCGCTGACCGGCCGCACCATCGTCGGCGCGTGCCGCCGCGGCAAGTACCTGTGGCTGCCGCTGGACAACGGCGACGCCATCCTCGGCCACCTCGGGATGAGCGGGCAGATGCTCGTCCAACCCACCGACGCCCCCGCCGAACGGCACCTGCGCGTCCGGTTCGCCCTCGCCGGCACCGAGCACGGCCGCGAGCTGCGCTTCGTCGACCAGCGCATGTTCGGCGGCCTGTCGGTCTCGGTCGGCGGCGCGGAGCTGCCCGGCGAGATCGCGCACATCGCCCGCGACCCGCTCGACCCGGCCTTCGACGACGACGCCTTCGCGGCCCGGCTGCGGCGACGCACCTCGGGCGTGAAGCGGCTGCTGCTCGACCAGGGACTGATCTCCGGTGTCGGCAACATCTACGCCGACGAGGCGCTGTGGCGTGCCCGGCTGCACGGCGAGCGGCCCGGGGACCGGCTGACCCGCAAGCAGGCCCTCGAGCTGCTCGGCCACGCCCGCGAGGTGATGAACGCGGCGCTCGCCCAGGGCGGCACCTCCTTCGACGCGCTCTACGTCAACGTCAACGGCGAGTCCGGCTACTTCGACCGCTCGCTGCACGCCTACGGCCGCGAGGGCGAGCCCTGCGACCGGTGCGGCACGCCGATCCGCCGCGTGGCGTTCATGAACCGCTCGTCGTACTTCTGCCCGCGGTGCCAGCCGGTGCCGCGGGCGCGTCGGCGCTGA
- the rpmF gene encoding 50S ribosomal protein L32: MAVPKRKMSRSNTRHRRSQWKAVAPVLVTCANPACGAKHLPHRACGTCGQYGARADRRQVL; this comes from the coding sequence GTGGCTGTTCCGAAGCGGAAGATGTCGCGCAGCAACACGCGGCACCGTCGCTCGCAGTGGAAGGCTGTCGCCCCGGTGCTGGTCACCTGCGCGAACCCCGCGTGCGGCGCGAAGCACCTGCCCCACCGTGCCTGCGGCACCTGCGGCCAGTACGGCGCCCGCGCCGACCGTCGTCAGGTCCTCTGA
- the rsmD gene encoding 16S rRNA (guanine(966)-N(2))-methyltransferase RsmD, with protein MTRIIAGSAGGRRLQTPRGDATRPTSDRVREALLSAVDAWAGSLRGLRVLDLYAGSGAVGLEAWSRGAEAVTLVESDRRTADLVRANARAVGCPVAEVIARSVSAFLASAPRAPYDLVFADPPYPLADDAVAEVLGALVEGGWLSDDALVVVERSGRSPEPAWPAGLVPLPGRRGAKRYGETTLWFAEHPAEDAAGE; from the coding sequence GTGACCAGGATCATCGCCGGCTCCGCCGGCGGCCGCCGGCTGCAGACGCCGCGCGGCGACGCCACCCGGCCCACCAGCGACCGGGTGCGGGAGGCGCTGTTGTCCGCCGTCGACGCGTGGGCCGGCTCGCTGCGCGGGCTGCGGGTCCTCGACCTGTACGCGGGCTCCGGCGCGGTCGGCCTGGAGGCCTGGTCCCGGGGCGCGGAGGCGGTCACCCTCGTGGAGTCCGACCGGCGCACCGCCGACCTGGTGCGGGCGAACGCCCGCGCCGTGGGCTGCCCGGTCGCCGAGGTGATCGCCCGCTCGGTGTCGGCGTTCCTGGCGTCCGCGCCGCGCGCGCCGTACGACCTGGTCTTCGCCGACCCGCCCTACCCGCTCGCCGACGACGCGGTCGCGGAGGTGCTCGGCGCGCTCGTCGAGGGAGGGTGGCTCAGTGACGACGCCCTCGTCGTCGTCGAGCGGTCCGGGCGCAGCCCCGAGCCCGCCTGGCCGGCAGGGCTGGTGCCGCTGCCCGGCCGCCGCGGAGCCAAGCGGTACGGCGAGACCACGCTGTGGTTCGCCGAGCACCCGGCCGAGGACGCGGCGGGGGAGTGA
- a CDS encoding ATP-dependent DNA helicase RecG: MSITLDTSITAVLGATTPAKRKKFTDGLGIRTVGDLLRHFPRRYLETGSLSRVDNLRRGQVLCVVGEITECVTKSYTDRRTGRPAYRVEATLATAGPSLRMTFFAKNQGTAAWHARRVEVGNRGVFLGKADQFRDEWQLVNPQLMIFGMSDDDGLEEILDIGPLFPIYPLTKGVESWDIARAVKFADSVIADIPEILPEALRTEHGVLGIQDAYHWVHQPQDREQVHHAHHRFRFEEALITQLVLGRRRRAVRDAGATARTGGGGLLAAFDERLPFTLTQGQQQVGREIEADLAAPYPMNRLLQGEVGSGKTLVALRAMLRVVDSGGQAALLAPTEVLAQQHHRSIVAMLGDLADDGTIFGGGEGTRVELLTGSMTKTQRTAPLSRIATGEAGIVIGTHALLQAQVSFFDLGLVVVDEQHRFGVEQRAALTDKASAPPHLLVMTATPIPRTVAMTVFGDLETSTLSELPAGRAPIQTNLVPLAEHPSWFGRVWQRVREEVEKGHQVYVVCPRISGDEREAEQVEVIDVPGEDGVVEEAPRPAAAAVEEVVQRLAEGPLSGLRIARIHGRLPADEKDATMRAFAAGEVDVLVSTTVIEVGVDVANATTMVILDADRFGISQLHQLRGRVGRGGLPGLCLLVTHAGEETPARERLEAVASTTDGFVLSQIDLEQRREGDVLGASQAGRRSSLENLKVLRDEDTIVAARAAAEGLLDADRDLGQAPGLAAAVQELERTHQAEFVAKS; the protein is encoded by the coding sequence TTGAGCATCACTCTGGACACGTCCATCACGGCGGTGCTGGGCGCCACCACGCCGGCCAAGCGCAAGAAGTTCACCGACGGGCTCGGCATCCGCACCGTCGGCGACCTGCTGCGCCACTTCCCGCGCCGCTACCTGGAGACCGGGTCGCTGAGCAGGGTCGACAACCTGCGCCGCGGGCAGGTGCTGTGCGTGGTCGGCGAGATCACCGAGTGCGTGACCAAGTCCTACACCGACCGCCGCACCGGCCGGCCGGCGTACCGGGTGGAGGCGACGCTGGCCACCGCCGGGCCGAGCCTGCGGATGACGTTCTTCGCCAAGAACCAGGGCACCGCGGCCTGGCACGCGCGCCGGGTCGAGGTCGGCAACCGCGGCGTCTTCCTGGGCAAGGCCGACCAGTTCCGCGACGAGTGGCAGCTGGTCAACCCGCAGCTGATGATCTTCGGGATGAGCGACGACGACGGGCTGGAGGAGATCCTCGACATCGGCCCGCTGTTCCCCATCTACCCGCTGACCAAGGGCGTGGAGTCCTGGGACATCGCCCGTGCGGTGAAGTTCGCCGACTCGGTGATCGCCGACATCCCGGAGATCCTGCCCGAGGCGCTGCGCACCGAGCACGGCGTGCTGGGCATCCAGGACGCCTACCACTGGGTGCACCAGCCGCAGGACCGCGAGCAGGTCCACCACGCCCACCACCGCTTCCGGTTCGAGGAGGCACTGATCACCCAGCTCGTGCTCGGCCGGCGGCGTCGCGCCGTGCGGGACGCGGGCGCCACCGCCCGCACCGGCGGCGGAGGCCTGCTCGCGGCGTTCGACGAGCGGCTGCCGTTCACCCTGACCCAGGGCCAGCAGCAGGTGGGACGCGAGATCGAGGCCGACCTCGCCGCGCCGTACCCGATGAACCGGCTGCTGCAGGGCGAGGTGGGCTCCGGCAAGACCCTGGTCGCGCTGCGGGCGATGCTGCGGGTCGTGGACTCCGGCGGCCAGGCGGCGCTGCTGGCGCCCACCGAGGTCCTCGCCCAGCAGCACCACCGCTCCATCGTGGCCATGCTCGGCGACCTCGCCGACGACGGCACGATCTTCGGTGGCGGCGAGGGCACCCGCGTGGAGCTGCTGACCGGCTCGATGACCAAGACCCAGCGCACCGCGCCGCTCTCACGCATCGCCACCGGCGAGGCGGGCATCGTGATCGGCACGCACGCGCTGCTGCAGGCCCAGGTCTCCTTCTTCGACCTCGGCCTGGTGGTCGTCGACGAGCAGCACCGCTTCGGCGTCGAGCAGCGCGCCGCGCTGACCGACAAGGCCTCGGCGCCGCCGCACCTGCTGGTGATGACGGCGACGCCGATCCCGCGCACCGTCGCGATGACGGTCTTCGGGGACCTGGAGACCTCGACGCTGAGCGAGCTGCCCGCCGGGCGCGCCCCGATCCAGACCAACCTGGTGCCGCTGGCCGAGCATCCGTCGTGGTTCGGGCGGGTCTGGCAGCGGGTGCGCGAGGAGGTGGAGAAGGGCCACCAGGTGTACGTCGTGTGCCCGCGGATCTCCGGCGACGAGCGCGAGGCCGAGCAGGTCGAGGTCATCGACGTGCCCGGAGAGGACGGCGTCGTCGAGGAGGCGCCTCGCCCGGCGGCCGCCGCCGTCGAGGAGGTCGTGCAGCGGCTGGCGGAGGGTCCGCTGAGCGGACTGCGGATCGCGCGGATCCACGGTCGCCTGCCGGCGGACGAGAAGGACGCCACCATGCGCGCCTTCGCCGCAGGCGAGGTGGACGTGCTCGTCTCCACCACCGTCATCGAGGTCGGCGTCGACGTCGCCAACGCGACCACGATGGTGATCCTCGACGCCGACCGGTTCGGCATCTCCCAGCTGCACCAGCTGCGCGGGCGGGTCGGCCGGGGCGGGCTGCCCGGGCTGTGCCTGCTGGTCACCCACGCCGGTGAGGAGACCCCTGCCCGGGAGCGGCTCGAGGCTGTCGCCTCGACCACCGACGGGTTCGTGCTCAGCCAGATCGACCTCGAGCAGCGCCGGGAAGGCGACGTGCTCGGGGCCTCCCAGGCCGGGCGGCGCTCGAGCCTGGAGAACCTCAAGGTGCTGCGCGACGAGGACACGATCGTGGCGGCCCGGGCCGCGGCGGAAGGGCTCCTCGACGCCGACCGGGACCTGGGGCAGGCGCCCGGCCTGGCGGCGGCGGTGCAGGAGCTGGAGCGCACCCACCAGGCAGAGTTCGTGGCGAAGTCGTGA
- a CDS encoding RNA polymerase sigma factor translates to MSLESALAGDEDAFGELWRALHPPLLRYLKVRDPDTAEDIAAETWLHVVRDLRRFSGGPSDFRAWLFTLARHRAIDAGRARAARPSTPTAEVVDIGTAPSAEAAALERADTDAALRMVATLPPAQAEMVMLRVVAGLSVADVAAIVGKRPGTVAVAVHRGLKALARTAGHRHRARAVNG, encoded by the coding sequence GTGTCGCTGGAGAGCGCCCTCGCCGGGGACGAGGACGCGTTCGGCGAGCTCTGGCGGGCGCTGCACCCGCCGCTGCTGCGCTACCTGAAGGTGCGTGACCCCGACACCGCCGAGGACATCGCGGCCGAGACCTGGCTGCACGTCGTGCGGGACCTGCGCCGCTTCTCCGGCGGCCCCAGCGACTTCCGCGCCTGGCTGTTCACCCTCGCCCGGCACCGTGCCATCGACGCCGGCCGGGCGCGTGCGGCGCGCCCGAGCACGCCGACGGCCGAGGTCGTCGACATCGGCACCGCGCCCAGTGCGGAGGCGGCCGCCCTGGAGCGCGCCGACACTGACGCCGCGCTGCGGATGGTGGCCACGCTGCCGCCGGCCCAGGCCGAGATGGTGATGCTGCGCGTCGTCGCCGGGTTGTCGGTCGCCGACGTGGCGGCCATCGTCGGCAAGCGTCCCGGGACCGTGGCGGTCGCGGTGCACCGCGGCCTGAAGGCGCTGGCCCGCACCGCGGGACACCGGCACCGGGCCCGGGCGGTGAACGGATGA
- a CDS encoding DAK2 domain-containing protein: MAEGTGHDATGAGTAISLATVARFVDVAVDALAQAREEVDALNVFPVPDGDTGTNMYLTVVAARDAIRVAMAEQEHGADSGAGRGAEPGAGDGSGLEGPMAALARGALLGARGNSGVILSEMLGAVARRIASAEPGESNARVLADGMAQASTASYAAVGEPVEGTMLTVLRAAAQAAGAVAEQPTARSSDVLAAAAAAAREALGHTPEQLEALAAAGVVDAGGRGLSVILDAAETVLTGRRPIPVTAPLGSHAIPVPQLPEAGADLSADGPAYEVMYLLDGPDDGVGVLRKRLGGLGDSVVVVGGEGLWHVHVHTDDVGAAIEAGLELGRPHRIRVIHFAEQLARQVGQAGQTGQAGQAGQSGESAPRALSGRRVVAVAAGPGLAELFQEAGAVVVPGGPGRRPSTGELLEAITGCGAREVVVLPNDEPSVRAALVAASTAEADHGARGLRVAVIPTHAQVQGLAAVAVHEPGRAFDQDVTEMTATARHVRHGAVTVAAKQAMTMAGPCEPGDALGVIAGDFAVVGDDLGAVALIVLDRLLAAGGEMVTLVHGRDGIGLAESAAAWVEESHPHVDVMVYDGGQERYPLLMSVE, from the coding sequence ATGGCTGAGGGGACGGGACACGACGCGACGGGTGCGGGGACGGCGATCTCGCTGGCCACGGTGGCCCGGTTCGTCGACGTCGCCGTGGACGCGCTGGCGCAGGCGCGTGAGGAGGTCGACGCCCTCAACGTCTTCCCGGTGCCCGACGGCGACACGGGGACGAACATGTACCTGACCGTCGTGGCGGCCCGCGACGCGATCCGCGTCGCGATGGCCGAGCAGGAGCACGGTGCAGACAGCGGCGCAGGCCGCGGCGCCGAGCCCGGTGCCGGGGACGGCTCCGGGCTCGAGGGGCCGATGGCAGCACTCGCGCGTGGTGCGTTGCTCGGCGCGCGCGGGAACTCCGGGGTGATCCTCAGCGAGATGCTCGGCGCCGTCGCGCGCCGCATCGCCTCCGCCGAGCCCGGCGAGTCGAACGCCCGCGTCCTGGCCGACGGGATGGCGCAGGCGTCGACGGCGAGCTACGCCGCGGTCGGCGAGCCGGTCGAGGGCACCATGCTCACCGTGCTCCGGGCCGCTGCCCAGGCCGCCGGCGCTGTGGCCGAGCAGCCCACCGCGCGCAGCAGCGACGTGCTGGCCGCCGCCGCGGCCGCGGCCCGCGAGGCCCTGGGCCACACGCCCGAGCAGCTCGAGGCCCTCGCCGCCGCCGGGGTCGTGGACGCCGGCGGGCGAGGACTGTCGGTCATCCTCGACGCGGCGGAGACCGTGCTCACCGGCCGCCGGCCGATCCCGGTCACCGCGCCGTTGGGCAGCCACGCCATCCCGGTCCCGCAGCTGCCGGAGGCCGGTGCGGACCTGTCCGCCGACGGCCCCGCCTACGAGGTCATGTACCTGCTCGACGGCCCCGACGACGGCGTCGGCGTGCTCCGCAAGCGGCTCGGAGGGCTCGGCGACTCCGTCGTGGTCGTCGGAGGCGAGGGGCTGTGGCACGTGCACGTGCACACCGACGACGTCGGGGCGGCGATCGAGGCCGGCCTCGAGCTCGGCCGCCCGCACCGGATCCGGGTCATCCACTTCGCCGAGCAGCTGGCGCGCCAGGTCGGCCAGGCGGGTCAGACGGGTCAGGCGGGTCAGGCGGGTCAGAGCGGTGAGTCGGCGCCCCGGGCGCTCTCCGGACGCCGGGTGGTCGCGGTCGCGGCCGGCCCCGGGCTGGCCGAGCTGTTCCAGGAGGCCGGTGCGGTCGTCGTACCAGGAGGACCGGGGCGGCGGCCCTCGACGGGCGAGCTGCTGGAGGCGATCACCGGGTGCGGTGCCCGCGAGGTCGTGGTGCTGCCCAACGACGAGCCGTCGGTGCGGGCCGCGCTGGTCGCGGCCAGCACCGCGGAGGCCGACCACGGTGCCCGCGGGCTGCGGGTCGCGGTGATCCCGACCCACGCCCAGGTCCAGGGCCTGGCGGCGGTCGCGGTGCACGAGCCCGGCCGGGCCTTCGACCAGGACGTCACCGAGATGACCGCGACGGCCCGCCACGTCCGGCACGGCGCGGTCACCGTCGCCGCCAAGCAGGCGATGACCATGGCCGGGCCGTGCGAGCCCGGCGACGCGCTCGGCGTGATCGCCGGCGACTTCGCCGTCGTCGGCGACGACCTCGGGGCGGTCGCCCTGATCGTGCTGGACCGTCTCCTCGCCGCCGGCGGCGAGATGGTCACCCTGGTGCACGGCCGCGACGGCATCGGCCTGGCGGAGAGCGCCGCGGCCTGGGTGGAGGAGAGCCATCCCCACGTCGACGTCATGGTGTACGACGGTGGCCAGGAGCGCTACCCGCTCCTGATGTCGGTGGAGTGA
- the coaD gene encoding pantetheine-phosphate adenylyltransferase — translation MTRAVCPGSFDPVTNGHVDIFRRAAALFDELVVATGTNISKSRLFDPDERLEMLREACADLPNVTVMGFTGLIVDFCREIDAQAIVKGLRGGNDYEYELPMAQMNAHLTGVETVFVPTTASLGYVSSSLVKEVASLGGDVSALVPPAVQRRLDAKLASPRAGQ, via the coding sequence ATGACCCGTGCGGTGTGTCCTGGATCCTTCGACCCGGTCACCAACGGCCACGTCGACATCTTCCGTCGTGCGGCGGCGCTCTTCGACGAGCTCGTGGTCGCCACCGGCACGAACATCTCCAAGTCGCGGCTCTTCGACCCCGACGAGCGCCTGGAGATGCTGCGCGAGGCGTGTGCGGACCTGCCCAACGTCACCGTGATGGGCTTCACCGGCCTCATCGTCGACTTCTGCCGCGAGATCGACGCCCAGGCGATCGTCAAGGGCCTGCGTGGCGGCAACGACTACGAGTACGAGCTGCCCATGGCGCAGATGAACGCCCACCTGACCGGCGTCGAGACCGTCTTCGTGCCCACCACCGCCTCGCTCGGCTACGTCTCCTCCAGCCTGGTCAAGGAGGTCGCCTCGCTCGGCGGCGACGTCTCCGCGCTGGTGCCTCCCGCGGTGCAGCGCCGCCTCGACGCCAAGCTGGCCTCCCCACGAGCCGGGCAGTGA
- a CDS encoding YceD family protein, with the protein MLDTRELGRRPGSQREVTLTVPAPADLGIEVLAVPEGAPVDLDLRLEAVMEGVLVTGTARAGLEGECARCLEPIREDIEVTFQELFVYDDIRDSAEAEEDDEVSTLQDDLVDLEPLLRDAVVLALPFQPLCEDDCPGLCVECGVRLADEPDHTHEAPIDPRWKALTALTEDAEQDPQD; encoded by the coding sequence GTGCTCGACACCCGCGAGCTCGGCCGCCGCCCGGGGTCCCAGCGTGAGGTGACACTGACAGTTCCGGCCCCAGCCGATCTGGGCATCGAAGTCCTAGCTGTCCCCGAAGGCGCGCCGGTCGATCTTGACCTGCGTCTCGAGGCGGTCATGGAAGGCGTGCTCGTCACCGGAACGGCGCGAGCCGGTCTGGAGGGCGAGTGTGCGCGGTGCCTGGAGCCGATCCGCGAGGACATCGAGGTGACGTTCCAGGAGCTGTTCGTCTACGACGACATCCGGGACTCAGCGGAAGCTGAGGAGGACGACGAGGTCAGCACGCTGCAGGACGACCTGGTCGACCTGGAGCCGCTGCTGAGGGATGCGGTGGTGCTCGCACTGCCGTTCCAGCCGCTGTGTGAGGACGACTGTCCGGGGTTGTGCGTCGAGTGTGGCGTGCGGCTGGCGGACGAGCCGGACCACACGCACGAGGCTCCGATCGACCCCCGGTGGAAGGCGCTCACCGCGCTGACCGAAGATGCCGAGCAAGACCCCCAGGACTAG